In a single window of the Campylobacter hyointestinalis subsp. lawsonii genome:
- a CDS encoding pyridoxamine 5'-phosphate oxidase family protein, which yields MDEKIIQFIKQMNLLTLGVINEGVPYLSSCFYAYDEEKNSLFIASSKDSTHIKAISNLDKVAICIALDTKIIGMIKGVQASGVISLGDIKAKTAYFKRFPYALPLNPDIYEIKLSWVKYTDNALGFGKKLYWLKDQI from the coding sequence ATGGATGAAAAGATAATCCAGTTTATAAAGCAGATGAATTTACTTACTCTTGGAGTTATAAATGAAGGTGTGCCTTACCTAAGCTCTTGTTTTTATGCTTATGACGAGGAAAAAAATTCTCTTTTTATCGCTAGTTCTAAAGATAGTACGCATATAAAAGCTATATCAAATTTAGATAAGGTTGCAATTTGCATAGCTTTAGACACAAAGATAATAGGTATGATAAAAGGAGTTCAAGCAAGTGGCGTCATATCCTTAGGAGATATCAAGGCTAAAACTGCTTATTTTAAAAGATTTCCGTATGCGCTGCCTTTAAATCCAGATATTTATGAGATAAAACTAAGCTGGGTCAAATACACTGACAACGCGCTAGGATTTGGTAAAAAACTTTACTGGCTAAAAGATCAAATTTAA
- a CDS encoding DUF485 domain-containing protein, whose translation MRAEVANFNILVKIRSNFAWFLVAVVVVLYYSMMLLIGLAPEFLGLKIGYFPVSLGILMGIFIIISCVVLTWLYTYVANTFLDKEFGEAIKRLEKADLIDENGKLKGDEI comes from the coding sequence ATGAGAGCAGAAGTAGCAAATTTTAACATTTTAGTAAAAATACGTAGCAATTTTGCTTGGTTTTTAGTGGCTGTAGTAGTAGTTTTATACTACTCTATGATGTTACTCATCGGTCTAGCCCCAGAATTTTTAGGGTTAAAAATAGGATATTTTCCAGTAAGTCTTGGGATATTGATGGGAATTTTCATCATAATCTCTTGCGTAGTCTTAACATGGCTTTACACTTATGTGGCAAATACATTTTTAGATAAAGAGTTTGGCGAAGCGATAAAACGGTTAGAAAAAGCAGACTTAATAGACGAAAACGGAAAATTAAAAGGAGATGAGATATGA
- a CDS encoding response regulator — MKKIRVLNDSAYKSMGGGCMKKINVLIIDDDPVSLKLFELILERNPNVGRVLKATNGLDGLSILEKRFGIDLIILDLNMPIMNGIEFLINLQSIKYLSTMLVIATSTDDTLKTAALEQGAYDFLLKPVHIKDVDKKVNDILNLIF, encoded by the coding sequence ATGAAAAAAATCAGAGTTCTAAATGACAGCGCGTACAAGTCTATGGGGGGGGGGTGCATGAAAAAAATTAATGTCTTAATCATAGACGACGATCCTGTTAGCTTAAAACTATTTGAGTTGATACTTGAGAGAAATCCAAATGTAGGTAGAGTCTTAAAGGCGACAAACGGACTAGATGGTTTAAGCATCTTAGAAAAAAGATTTGGCATAGATTTGATAATCCTAGATCTAAATATGCCTATAATGAATGGCATAGAATTTCTGATAAACCTACAATCCATAAAGTATCTCTCAACTATGCTTGTCATAGCTACAAGCACTGATGACACACTAAAAACAGCGGCTCTTGAACAAGGTGCTTATGACTTTTTACTAAAACCGGTTCATATAAAAGACGTCGATAAAAAGGTAAATGATATTTTAAATTTGATCTTTTAG
- a CDS encoding EI24 domain-containing protein encodes MIEILSLCINDFFKKKFILLSILPFISSLLVIGLILIFGANELFDLLKQSLISTDFSFIDETKQGFLVSLLSFDITRILVMSIFYTLGGLLGILLSVMIAAIIAGFLTPIVTKFVDQKYYNTKLESQVGTTKVIKISLAVFFKFILILLITIPFVFVPFLNLFIINVPFFYLFYKFMLIDVASNSLDELSFELTMRKDGGFEFKFVALIFYVLSLIPFVGLFFQLFFVMFFTHLLLRKNQIYRA; translated from the coding sequence ATGATAGAGATACTTAGCCTATGCATAAATGACTTTTTTAAAAAAAAGTTCATTTTGCTTTCGATTTTACCATTTATATCATCACTTTTAGTAATCGGTCTTATTTTGATATTTGGGGCAAATGAATTATTTGATTTGCTAAAACAGAGTCTTATAAGCACAGATTTTTCATTTATAGATGAAACAAAACAAGGTTTTTTAGTCTCTTTGCTCTCATTTGATATTACTAGAATACTTGTAATGAGCATATTTTACACACTAGGCGGATTATTAGGAATACTTCTAAGTGTGATGATAGCAGCTATAATAGCAGGATTTTTAACTCCTATAGTAACTAAATTTGTAGATCAAAAATACTACAACACAAAATTAGAATCTCAAGTAGGCACCACAAAGGTGATAAAAATATCTCTAGCTGTATTTTTTAAATTTATACTTATATTACTGATAACGATACCTTTTGTATTTGTTCCATTTTTAAATTTATTTATCATAAACGTGCCATTTTTTTATCTTTTTTATAAATTTATGTTGATAGATGTAGCTTCAAACTCACTTGATGAGCTTAGTTTTGAACTTACGATGAGAAAAGATGGCGGATTTGAGTTTAAATTTGTCGCTCTAATTTTTTACGTATTGTCTTTGATACCTTTTGTGGGACTATTTTTTCAGCTATTTTTCGTTATGTTTTTTACCCATTTACTACTTAGAAAAAATCAAATTTACAGGGCTTAA
- a CDS encoding cation acetate symporter, giving the protein MKKILIPLIISIFANAAEPIIGEKSELNPTAIILFLIFVLSTLFITYYSAKKASSDGSFYTAGGGISGLNNGMAMAGDFMSAASFLGISALVFTNGFDGLLYAIGFLAGWPIMLFLISEKFRNLGKYTFTDVAAFRLKQRPIRAVLAISGLTTLCFYLIAQMVGAGELIKMLFGLDYNIAVVIVGLLMVIYVAFGGMHATTWVQIIKAGLLLFGVSILAFLVLKSSSFDIKTYFNDAIQAHPKGEAILNPGGFITDWVSAVSLGMALMFGTAGLPHILMRFFTVNSAKEARKSVFWATIFMSYFYVLVFIIGFGAIAFLTGKEVMGGANMVSIELARILGGNAFYGFICAVAFATILAVVSGLTISGANAIAHDLYANVIKHGKVSMEKELRISKISTLCIGLFAIILGIVFEGQNVAFMVGLAFAIAASVNFPILFYSIYWDGLTTKGAFWGGIIGLIVVVALTILGPGIWVKSFGFETAIFPYKDPAIFSMPITFIFVYLISKFDNSYRAKIDRSGFEAQYFRAQSGVGANKEATH; this is encoded by the coding sequence ATGAAAAAAATCTTAATACCGCTCATAATATCTATTTTTGCTAATGCAGCAGAACCTATCATAGGAGAAAAAAGCGAGTTAAATCCAACAGCAATCATCTTATTTTTGATATTTGTATTAAGCACGCTTTTTATAACATATTATTCAGCTAAAAAAGCTAGTAGTGATGGTAGTTTTTATACCGCAGGTGGAGGAATTTCTGGGCTAAATAACGGTATGGCAATGGCTGGAGACTTTATGAGTGCAGCATCGTTTTTAGGTATTTCAGCATTAGTTTTTACAAATGGATTTGATGGGCTTTTATACGCTATAGGATTTTTAGCTGGTTGGCCTATCATGCTATTTTTAATATCTGAAAAATTTAGAAATCTTGGCAAATACACATTTACAGATGTGGCGGCTTTTAGGCTAAAACAACGCCCTATAAGAGCAGTTTTGGCTATATCGGGTCTTACTACTTTGTGTTTTTATCTCATAGCTCAAATGGTAGGAGCTGGTGAGCTTATAAAAATGCTCTTTGGGCTAGACTACAATATAGCAGTCGTTATAGTCGGACTTTTGATGGTGATTTATGTTGCATTTGGCGGTATGCATGCAACAACTTGGGTTCAAATAATCAAAGCTGGACTTCTTTTATTTGGTGTTAGTATTTTGGCGTTTTTAGTATTAAAATCTAGCAGTTTTGATATAAAAACATATTTCAATGACGCTATACAAGCACATCCAAAAGGCGAAGCCATACTAAATCCAGGTGGCTTTATAACAGACTGGGTAAGTGCTGTGTCTTTAGGTATGGCTCTTATGTTTGGAACTGCTGGTTTGCCTCATATACTAATGAGATTTTTTACAGTCAATTCTGCAAAAGAAGCTAGAAAAAGTGTATTTTGGGCGACTATATTTATGAGCTATTTTTATGTTTTAGTGTTTATCATAGGATTTGGCGCTATAGCATTTTTGACTGGAAAAGAGGTCATGGGTGGTGCAAATATGGTAAGTATAGAGTTAGCTAGGATACTTGGTGGAAATGCATTTTATGGTTTCATCTGTGCTGTAGCGTTTGCTACTATTTTAGCTGTTGTTTCTGGGCTAACTATAAGTGGAGCAAATGCCATAGCTCATGACTTATATGCAAATGTTATAAAACATGGCAAGGTTAGTATGGAAAAAGAGCTAAGAATTAGCAAGATCTCTACTCTTTGTATAGGTCTGTTTGCCATCATTTTAGGTATAGTTTTTGAAGGACAAAACGTAGCATTTATGGTAGGACTTGCTTTTGCTATAGCTGCAAGTGTAAATTTCCCTATACTTTTTTACTCCATATATTGGGATGGTCTTACTACAAAAGGCGCATTTTGGGGTGGGATTATAGGGCTTATCGTTGTTGTTGCTTTAACTATTTTAGGTCCTGGAATTTGGGTAAAAAGTTTTGGGTTTGAAACTGCTATATTCCCATATAAAGACCCAGCGATTTTTTCTATGCCTATAACTTTCATATTTGTATATTTGATATCTAAATTTGATAATTCATACAGAGCAAAGATAGACAGAAGCGGATTTGAAGCTCAATATTTCAGAGCACAAAGTGGAGTAGGAGCTAACAAAGAAGCTACTCATTAA
- a CDS encoding ATP/GTP-binding protein, with amino-acid sequence MISNSYANSSLNSFDFKFKTSSGDEINLSMYNNKSLEYKKQSDKNTQTSELTLSHQYGYKFEFKSNGLSQQDKLEIAKALEDITPKIDEFIKQADKNAPFSNDAITNLANSIKKDLPQIKNENQKNAISSSVLDLFDNLLKQNKADEKTLQSSKNLFDEILKQLQSFSIYA; translated from the coding sequence ATGATATCAAATTCATACGCAAACTCATCACTAAATAGCTTTGATTTTAAGTTTAAAACAAGTTCGGGCGATGAGATAAATTTATCTATGTATAACAACAAAAGTTTAGAATACAAAAAACAAAGTGATAAAAATACCCAAACTTCAGAGCTTACTTTAAGCCATCAATATGGATATAAATTTGAGTTTAAAAGCAATGGTTTAAGCCAACAAGACAAATTAGAAATCGCAAAAGCACTAGAAGATATCACACCTAAGATCGATGAGTTTATAAAACAAGCAGACAAAAACGCTCCTTTTTCAAATGACGCTATAACAAATTTAGCAAATTCTATAAAAAAAGATCTTCCGCAGATAAAAAATGAAAATCAAAAAAATGCCATAAGTAGCAGTGTTTTAGATCTATTTGACAATCTTTTAAAACAAAATAAAGCAGACGAAAAGACTTTACAAAGCTCTAAAAATTTATTTGATGAGATACTAAAACAGCTCCAAAGCTTTAGCATTTATGCTTAA
- a CDS encoding histidine kinase dimerization/phospho-acceptor domain-containing protein yields the protein MKKIFSMTNIFRIISTTPLLFLFVFSSIYIYNSFNNYKNIENSEAKFKTAQNLLLVSKELNAERSINTSYIQKDNKINKEDMLNQQNKTDLAIKHFLKQYSLQDTDEGLEEIKKQLVNISFIRNKIDNFDYKIDDLFFDYYFNVNKAIEKEMENLKDYSITPKGAILLDIYAELYKEENLLSLERDYVARFLMVSRPMKDNELKIWLEMFNKERPLGFYIPDNRLSAKINSILSSTDNINLYTTASNFASAIIRESYIGRYSVDTQKWYEMMNKKLLLNSDIINLVDEKIISSINEFKNKCLLNLLISSVIWLLSVLFLILAYKIRIKIKISLKKLDDILNIIKSENKDIKLDLDSNEGLQKAYEVIENALDQMQYKESKNPDAIKSKSIFLSHISHDLRTPLNGIIGFIELLKTSKLSEKDNEIIDIIQRSSNDLLKTINNLLNISRIENDEIILQPNDFIPVNEFENIIEIYAQKAREKNIDFNAFIDPELSYKINGDIEKLNDSLANLISGAINFANKNRKIIVKITKFEQTDYYTTIIFSIKDNGTNIEALKQGNIFDDFISLKNNAKNAYSGIELGLSIADKYISMMGAEVETKSLPNGGGEFNFSIKFENIEKKPAHKSEFNNVKIAVLTNDRANIYNSFIRKYLEYLGVNVTFFTNSSQVGDFDIVLLRLKDYAIPLDLKDKKLIVSVPNKRLAQGSMSLKKSATICEPVTLSKMINALNLLTKDEEDEEKSFKDIKFNADILIAGEQSKKAILDILSNICNVKIVENGEQAVLEAKNNDYDLIFMDINMPVMNGILAATKIREHEKDIGKHTHIIAMANYDVKVNRTNLADDIFDAFLVKPTNKSDVINTLNNFIPDKMITNILVSPIQSYKKIPTNYNIEAFNLRDVLLFKKSSIENKIFSSVISSFYQNIDVVNSFEEFKEKLEFSPYKLILIDHKIPNFNENEVYQMINQAKQKHHIDTVTILFVDPNTALKDDLRDKFDEIVKSNISKTQLETIINLYIKTEEQDICIITQNDEKENG from the coding sequence ATGAAAAAGATATTTAGCATGACAAATATATTTAGAATTATAAGCACTACCCCTCTTCTATTTTTGTTTGTTTTTTCAAGTATTTACATATATAATTCATTTAATAATTATAAAAATATAGAAAATTCAGAAGCTAAATTTAAAACAGCGCAAAATCTTTTACTAGTTTCAAAAGAGCTAAATGCTGAAAGAAGTATCAACACTTCTTATATACAAAAAGATAATAAAATAAATAAAGAAGATATGCTTAATCAACAAAATAAAACCGATTTAGCAATAAAACACTTTTTAAAACAATACTCATTGCAAGATACAGATGAAGGGCTAGAAGAGATAAAAAAACAGCTAGTAAATATCTCTTTTATAAGAAATAAAATAGATAATTTTGACTATAAAATAGACGATCTTTTTTTTGATTACTACTTTAATGTAAATAAAGCCATAGAAAAAGAGATGGAAAATCTCAAAGATTATAGTATCACCCCAAAAGGTGCAATATTGTTAGATATTTACGCAGAACTCTACAAAGAAGAAAATTTACTAAGCCTAGAAAGAGACTATGTGGCTAGATTTTTGATGGTTAGCAGACCTATGAAAGATAATGAATTAAAAATTTGGCTTGAGATGTTTAACAAAGAACGACCTCTTGGGTTTTATATCCCAGATAATAGGCTAAGTGCTAAAATAAACTCTATCCTAAGTAGCACGGATAATATAAATTTATATACGACCGCAAGCAACTTCGCATCTGCGATCATCAGAGAGTCTTATATAGGTAGATACTCAGTAGATACTCAAAAATGGTATGAGATGATGAATAAAAAACTGCTCTTAAATAGCGATATAATAAACCTAGTAGATGAAAAAATAATAAGCAGTATTAATGAATTTAAAAACAAGTGTCTGCTAAATTTACTTATTTCATCGGTAATTTGGCTACTTTCTGTATTATTTTTGATACTTGCTTATAAGATTAGGATCAAAATCAAAATAAGCCTAAAAAAGCTAGATGATATACTAAATATCATAAAATCAGAAAACAAAGATATAAAGCTTGATCTAGACTCAAATGAAGGACTGCAAAAAGCGTATGAAGTCATAGAAAACGCACTAGATCAGATGCAATACAAAGAGTCAAAAAATCCTGACGCAATCAAGTCAAAATCCATATTTTTATCGCATATATCTCATGATCTAAGAACGCCATTAAATGGCATAATAGGCTTCATAGAACTACTAAAAACCAGCAAACTTTCTGAAAAAGATAACGAAATAATAGACATTATTCAAAGAAGTAGCAATGATCTTTTAAAAACTATAAACAATCTACTAAACATATCTAGAATAGAAAATGATGAGATAATCTTGCAACCAAACGACTTCATACCGGTAAATGAATTTGAAAATATAATTGAAATTTACGCACAAAAAGCACGTGAAAAGAACATAGATTTTAACGCTTTTATAGACCCAGAGCTGTCATATAAGATAAATGGCGATATAGAAAAACTAAACGATTCTTTGGCAAATTTAATATCAGGAGCAATCAATTTTGCCAATAAAAACAGAAAAATAATAGTAAAGATAACAAAATTTGAACAAACAGATTACTATACGACCATAATTTTCAGCATAAAAGACAACGGCACAAATATTGAAGCCCTTAAACAAGGTAATATTTTTGATGATTTCATATCTTTAAAAAATAATGCTAAAAACGCATATAGCGGTATCGAACTAGGACTTAGTATAGCAGACAAGTATATAAGTATGATGGGCGCAGAAGTAGAAACTAAATCTTTGCCAAATGGTGGCGGAGAGTTTAACTTTAGCATTAAATTTGAAAATATAGAGAAAAAACCTGCACACAAATCCGAGTTTAACAACGTAAAAATAGCTGTTTTGACAAACGATAGAGCAAATATCTACAACTCTTTCATTCGCAAATATTTAGAATATCTAGGAGTAAATGTCACGTTTTTTACAAATTCAAGTCAAGTCGGCGACTTTGATATAGTCTTACTTAGACTTAAAGATTATGCTATTCCTTTGGATCTTAAAGATAAAAAACTTATCGTTAGTGTGCCAAACAAGCGCTTAGCTCAAGGATCGATGAGTCTCAAAAAATCAGCCACTATATGCGAGCCAGTAACATTGTCAAAAATGATAAACGCTCTAAATCTTTTGACAAAAGATGAGGAAGATGAAGAAAAATCATTTAAAGATATCAAATTTAATGCAGATATTTTGATAGCAGGAGAGCAAAGTAAAAAAGCTATTTTAGACATTCTTTCAAATATATGTAACGTAAAAATAGTAGAAAACGGCGAACAAGCTGTTTTAGAAGCCAAAAATAACGATTATGATCTTATATTTATGGATATAAATATGCCTGTAATGAACGGAATTTTGGCTGCAACCAAGATAAGAGAGCACGAAAAAGACATAGGCAAACATACGCATATTATCGCTATGGCAAACTACGACGTAAAGGTAAATCGCACAAATTTAGCAGATGATATATTTGATGCTTTTTTAGTAAAACCTACAAATAAAAGCGATGTTATAAATACCTTAAACAACTTTATTCCTGATAAAATGATAACAAATATCCTAGTTTCTCCTATCCAATCTTATAAAAAGATACCAACTAACTATAATATAGAAGCATTCAACCTACGAGATGTTTTGCTCTTTAAGAAAAGTAGTATCGAAAATAAGATATTTAGCAGTGTGATATCTAGTTTTTATCAAAATATAGATGTGGTAAATAGCTTTGAAGAATTTAAAGAAAAACTTGAATTTAGCCCATATAAACTCATACTTATAGACCATAAAATACCAAATTTTAATGAAAATGAAGTCTATCAAATGATAAATCAAGCCAAGCAAAAGCACCATATAGACACTGTAACTATACTTTTTGTAGATCCAAACACCGCCTTAAAAGATGATCTTAGAGATAAATTTGATGAAATAGTAAAATCAAACATAAGCAAAACGCAGTTAGAAACGATAATAAATTTATACATTAAGACAGAAGAGCAAGATATTTGCATCATAACGCAAAATGATGAAAAAGAAAATGGGTAA
- the dut gene encoding dUTPase: MQYIKLVEEMLNLQQKLNDETNGKNWEDGTTSEGKLISWKRCIYMECAELVDSFAWKHWKSINKPTNEENVIVEIVDIWHFIMSLGLENYHTNKLGDIHTLAMDISSCSGFSEFCKDAYGIKQYNIYEIINDIEVIINRTSGFDINFFDLLKDYFRLALKCGINLEKLFEIYMGKNVLNKFRQDNGYKQGLYKKEWNGIEDNVIMNEILNSGLHSPNEIYKALQQRYEKAK; encoded by the coding sequence ATGCAATACATAAAACTAGTCGAAGAGATGTTAAATCTCCAGCAAAAATTAAACGATGAAACAAATGGTAAAAATTGGGAAGATGGAACAACTAGCGAAGGAAAGCTCATCAGCTGGAAACGCTGCATTTATATGGAGTGTGCCGAGCTAGTCGATAGCTTTGCTTGGAAACATTGGAAATCCATAAATAAACCCACAAATGAAGAAAATGTTATAGTCGAGATCGTCGATATTTGGCATTTTATTATGAGTTTAGGGCTTGAAAATTACCACACAAATAAGCTTGGCGATATCCATACTTTAGCTATGGACATAAGCTCTTGTAGCGGATTTAGCGAATTTTGCAAAGACGCTTATGGTATCAAACAGTATAATATATATGAGATTATAAACGATATAGAAGTCATCATAAATCGCACAAGCGGTTTTGATATCAACTTTTTTGATCTATTAAAAGACTACTTTAGACTTGCTTTAAAATGCGGAATAAATTTAGAAAAGCTTTTTGAAATATATATGGGTAAAAATGTACTAAATAAATTCCGTCAAGACAACGGATACAAACAAGGTCTTTATAAAAAAGAGTGGAATGGTATCGAAGATAATGTCATAATGAACGAGATATTAAACTCCGGTTTACACTCACCAAATGAGATCTACAAAGCACTTCAGCAAAGATATGAAAAAGCTAAATGA
- a CDS encoding Na/Pi cotransporter family protein, whose translation MYISKSFLVISFGVCIFLYAMIVLENSFSMFAGIESFLKKATSSKISSFNFGLLTTAIMQSSGLVSVLAISFLSAGLISLISGLAIIYGANLGTVTGAWLVAGLGLKVDIASYAMPLIVVGMLFIFNKSDKIKGCGYFLFSIGLLFLGIAYMKSGFDNIKDTIDLSKYAMSGVSGLLVYTLIGLVMTVVMQSSHATLTLAITALGANQITYENSVAIAIGSNVGSTIMAIIGSFNANSDGKKLTVAHVIFNVTSAIITLIFINFFIFITDETAKIAGVRDDDYTIKLAIFHTYFNVTGVLLFYPLANLMEKLLNKFIKSEHKRSKVDTAYYLNENSAQFSDSATEVLVKEVKHLYSNASSIIAKSISISKEDINSPLSPEEVIRSRQQPIKMDFDELYNNRFKEIYSQIIDFAVLASSNSKKEDMGKFMDLRRVALLLAEALKDIKNSQPNIYKFITSNNPYIKAEYDKLRIKLLKSLRIMAKMANLKDDYDLKTELKELKEIYNDYNNDELALDTLLGGKKISNTMATSLMNDTALIQGVTKKLLKIVEIIFTHSNQNDDFEVIKNSIKIA comes from the coding sequence ATGTATATAAGTAAAAGTTTTTTGGTGATAAGCTTTGGCGTATGTATATTTTTATACGCTATGATAGTTTTAGAAAATAGTTTTTCTATGTTTGCGGGGATCGAAAGTTTTCTTAAAAAAGCCACTAGTAGCAAAATATCTAGCTTTAATTTTGGGCTTTTAACAACTGCTATAATGCAATCTAGCGGTCTAGTTAGCGTTCTTGCTATATCATTTTTAAGTGCTGGACTTATAAGCCTTATCTCAGGTCTTGCTATCATATATGGAGCAAATTTAGGAACAGTAACTGGAGCGTGGCTAGTTGCAGGACTTGGGCTAAAAGTCGATATAGCCTCATACGCTATGCCTCTTATCGTAGTGGGTATGCTTTTTATTTTCAATAAATCAGACAAAATAAAAGGTTGCGGATATTTTTTATTTAGCATAGGACTCCTGTTTTTAGGTATTGCATATATGAAGTCAGGATTTGACAATATAAAAGATACAATAGATCTTTCAAAATACGCTATGAGCGGTGTATCTGGACTTTTAGTCTATACCTTAATAGGGCTAGTAATGACTGTGGTGATGCAAAGCTCACACGCGACTTTAACATTAGCCATAACCGCCCTAGGAGCAAATCAGATCACATATGAAAACTCAGTAGCCATAGCCATAGGATCAAATGTGGGAAGCACCATAATGGCGATCATTGGCTCGTTTAACGCAAATAGCGATGGTAAAAAGCTAACAGTAGCTCACGTGATATTTAACGTTACAAGTGCTATCATAACGCTCATTTTTATCAACTTTTTTATATTTATCACAGATGAAACAGCTAAAATAGCCGGTGTAAGAGATGATGATTATACTATCAAATTAGCTATTTTTCATACGTATTTTAATGTAACTGGGGTTTTGCTTTTTTATCCTTTAGCAAATTTGATGGAAAAACTTTTAAATAAATTTATAAAATCAGAGCATAAAAGAAGCAAGGTAGATACGGCTTATTATCTAAACGAAAACTCAGCGCAATTTAGCGACAGCGCAACAGAGGTTTTAGTAAAAGAAGTAAAACATCTATACTCAAACGCAAGCTCAATCATCGCAAAATCCATAAGCATAAGTAAAGAAGATATAAACTCGCCCTTAAGCCCAGAAGAAGTCATAAGATCAAGGCAACAACCTATAAAAATGGATTTCGATGAATTATATAACAATAGATTTAAAGAAATTTATAGTCAGATTATAGACTTTGCAGTACTTGCTAGCTCTAATTCTAAAAAAGAAGATATGGGTAAATTTATGGATCTTCGAAGGGTCGCGCTGCTACTTGCAGAGGCGTTAAAAGATATAAAAAACTCTCAACCAAACATATATAAATTTATCACTTCTAACAATCCATACATAAAAGCAGAATATGACAAACTTAGAATAAAACTTTTAAAAAGTCTAAGGATTATGGCTAAAATGGCAAATTTAAAAGATGACTACGATCTAAAAACTGAGCTAAAAGAATTAAAAGAAATTTACAATGATTATAACAATGACGAACTAGCTCTAGACACACTACTAGGCGGAAAAAAGATATCAAATACGATGGCTACTTCACTTATGAATGATACTGCTTTGATCCAAGGCGTTACTAAAAAGCTATTGAAAATAGTAGAGATCATATTTACTCATTCAAACCAAAATGATGATTTCGAAGTTATCAAAAATAGCATAAAGATAGCTTGA